The Syntrophorhabdales bacterium DNA segment ATGGGGATGTGTAATTCCGGAAAGATGCTGATCTTCTTCAGGCTGTTCCAGGGGATCGGCGCGGCAATGACATTCGGTACAGGCATAGCTCTTCTCATGTCGGTCTTCCCGGCAGAAGAGCGGGGCCGGGTGCTGGGGATCACCGTCGCCGCTGTTTACGTGGGGCTTTCGGCGGGTCCGTTCATCGGAGGTTTCTTAACGGAGCAATTCGGATGGAGAAGTATATTTTTTTCAACTGCGCCTCTTGGCGCGGCCCTTGTGCTGTCGATTTTGTGGAAGCTGAAAGGTGAATGGGCTGAGGTAAAGGGTGAACGCTTCGATGTTATCGGCTCTGCGGTCTACTGCCTTGCGCTCATATCCCTTATGTACGGCTTTTGCCTGCTGCCAGGCAGCTCAGGGCTTCTCTTTATCTTCTTCGGAATGGCCGGGCTCTTTCTGTTCGCCAGATGGGAAGACAGGGTAAAAGACCCCGTGCTCGATCTGGGTCTTTTCAGACATAACCGGGTTTTTGTATTGTCCAATCTGGCAATGTGCATCAACTATGGAGCGACGTATGCTATCGGCTTTCTCATCAGTCTCTATCTGCAGTACGTGAAGCACCTTGCGCCCCAGACTGCAGGCCTGATAATGGTATCCCAGCCGGTGGTGCAGGCGGTTTTTTCGCCGTACGCCGGCAGGCTCTCCGATAGAGTTGAACCGCAGATAGTTGCGTCTTGTGGCATGGGGCTCACGGTGATAGGGCTCGTGCTGTTCACGTTCTTGGGTGAGGATACCGGGCTGTGGTTCATTGGCGGTAC contains these protein-coding regions:
- a CDS encoding MFS transporter; this encodes MKTHVDSVQTNETTRRVTLLIATVSSFLGPFMMSSINVALPTIGKEFQMDAILLSWVPMAYVLSGAIFLLPFGKIADIYGRKKVFTCGIALFTLATALMGMCNSGKMLIFFRLFQGIGAAMTFGTGIALLMSVFPAEERGRVLGITVAAVYVGLSAGPFIGGFLTEQFGWRSIFFSTAPLGAALVLSILWKLKGEWAEVKGERFDVIGSAVYCLALISLMYGFCLLPGSSGLLFIFFGMAGLFLFARWEDRVKDPVLDLGLFRHNRVFVLSNLAMCINYGATYAIGFLISLYLQYVKHLAPQTAGLIMVSQPVVQAVFSPYAGRLSDRVEPQIVASCGMGLTVIGLVLFTFLGEDTGLWFIGGTLALHGLGFALFSAPNTNAVMGSVEKRFYGVASGIASTTRLMGNALSMGTVMFVFALYIGTVQITPQYHPAFLVSVKAIFIIFSLLCLGGVFASLARGKMY